In one Deltaproteobacteria bacterium genomic region, the following are encoded:
- the leuB gene encoding 3-isopropylmalate dehydrogenase yields the protein MTYNILILPGDGIGPEVVGEAVATLKQVASLKGSASGGPLPEFVFEEALVGGAAIEATGVPITGKTLDLAKKSDAVLLGAVGGPAWDNLPHDKRPEQALLKLRSYLGLYANLRPVKVYTPLVKASTLKEDVVLGTDILVVRELTGGIYFGEPRGKEAKKGYNTEIYSTEEVERIAYRAFEAALKRRKKVTSVDKANILESSILWREVVTEVHKEFPEVELSHLYVDNCAMQLIRNPRQFDVIVTTNLFGDILSDEASMLTGSIGMLPSASVGGFRNKAGRPSGLYEPIHGSAPDIAGKGIANPMATILSIAMMLEYSFGLSEAAGKVEKAVENVLHQGYRTADIFEDGKKQVGTQAMGELIRRELEKG from the coding sequence ATGACCTACAACATTCTTATTCTCCCTGGTGATGGCATTGGCCCCGAAGTTGTCGGGGAGGCGGTGGCAACGCTCAAACAGGTGGCGTCTTTAAAGGGGTCCGCCTCAGGCGGACCCCTACCGGAATTTGTTTTTGAAGAGGCGTTGGTCGGTGGTGCCGCGATTGAGGCAACCGGCGTACCGATTACCGGAAAGACCCTCGATCTGGCCAAAAAGAGCGATGCCGTTTTGTTGGGAGCGGTCGGGGGACCTGCCTGGGACAATCTCCCCCACGACAAGAGACCGGAACAGGCGCTTCTGAAACTGAGGAGTTACCTCGGGCTTTATGCCAATCTCCGCCCGGTGAAGGTTTATACACCGCTCGTCAAGGCCTCGACCCTCAAAGAAGATGTCGTTCTCGGGACCGATATCCTCGTTGTTCGGGAACTGACCGGTGGGATCTATTTTGGTGAACCTCGCGGCAAGGAAGCAAAAAAAGGGTACAATACGGAAATTTATAGCACGGAGGAGGTGGAAAGAATCGCCTACCGTGCCTTTGAGGCGGCGTTGAAGCGGCGTAAAAAAGTCACCTCGGTCGATAAGGCGAACATTCTGGAGTCTTCCATCCTCTGGCGTGAGGTGGTGACGGAGGTTCACAAGGAGTTTCCCGAGGTGGAACTCTCCCATCTGTATGTCGATAACTGTGCCATGCAACTCATCAGAAATCCCCGCCAGTTTGATGTCATCGTGACGACGAACCTGTTCGGCGATATCCTGTCGGACGAGGCCTCCATGCTGACCGGATCGATCGGGATGTTGCCTTCAGCCTCCGTTGGAGGATTCAGGAACAAGGCCGGCCGCCCTTCCGGCCTGTATGAACCGATTCATGGATCGGCCCCGGATATTGCCGGCAAGGGGATCGCGAATCCGATGGCCACTATCCTTTCGATCGCCATGATGCTGGAGTACTCTTTCGGCCTTTCAGAGGCGGCTGGAAAAGTGGAAAAAGCGGTTGAAAATGTCCTCCATCAGGGGTATCGAACGGCGGATATTTTTGAGGACGGAAAGAAACAGGTGGGGACTCAGGCGATGGGAGAATTAATCCGTCGGGAACTGGAGAAGGGATGA
- the pssA gene encoding CDP-diacylglycerol--serine O-phosphatidyltransferase: MRRPAQLQKGVYLLPNLCTTASLFCGFYSVVKSLSGDFFHATWAILVAGLLDFLDGRIARLTKTQSAFGIQYDSLVDLVSFGFAPGLLVYTWSLYQFKRVGWLAAFLFVACGALRLARFNVQTGTMEKRYFQGLPIPSAAYTLVGLVLFYQFLYGEVEVRGWFPLFLTITLALLMVSKVRYRSFKDIDWGSRQSFYYLVFGLALLTLVALAPDIVIFFGGIVFASSGPVLEILNLRKKVAEAEQRRKGKARRFQVLSLEEKHDGTG; this comes from the coding sequence ATGAGACGGCCAGCTCAGTTGCAAAAAGGGGTTTACCTCTTGCCTAATCTTTGTACCACCGCGAGTCTCTTCTGCGGCTTCTATTCCGTTGTTAAATCACTCTCCGGCGATTTTTTCCACGCCACCTGGGCGATCCTTGTCGCTGGCCTCCTGGATTTTCTGGACGGGCGGATTGCCCGGCTGACAAAAACTCAGAGTGCCTTTGGAATCCAGTACGATTCCCTGGTCGATCTGGTCTCCTTCGGTTTTGCGCCGGGGTTGTTGGTCTATACCTGGAGCCTCTATCAATTCAAGAGGGTCGGTTGGCTGGCCGCTTTTCTTTTTGTGGCGTGCGGGGCGCTTAGGCTCGCTCGCTTCAATGTCCAGACCGGCACCATGGAAAAAAGATATTTTCAGGGACTCCCGATCCCGTCAGCCGCCTATACCCTTGTGGGGCTGGTCCTTTTTTACCAGTTCCTCTATGGAGAGGTGGAGGTGAGAGGCTGGTTTCCCCTTTTTCTCACGATCACTCTGGCCCTCCTGATGGTCAGCAAGGTTCGTTACCGGAGTTTCAAGGATATCGACTGGGGAAGCCGCCAGTCCTTTTATTATCTGGTCTTTGGTCTGGCCCTGCTCACGCTGGTGGCACTGGCGCCGGATATTGTCATCTTTTTTGGGGGGATAGTCTTTGCCTCCTCCGGTCCTGTCCTTGAAATTTTAAATCTGAGGAAAAAGGTTGCGGAAGCAGAACAACGGCGGAAGGGAAAAGCCCGGCGTTTTCAGGTTCTGTCGCTTGAGGAAAAACATGACGGAACGGGTTAA
- a CDS encoding 2-isopropylmalate synthase: MTERVKIFDTTLRDGEQSPGYSMDLAEKVRMAEQLARLNVDVIEAGFPVASRGDFEAVKGVAEKVKGGVVVAGLSRANAKDIDVCWEAVRSAVQPRIHTFIATSDIHLQYKLRKSREQVLEEAVAAVRYARKYTPDVEFSAEDATRSDPDYLAQVIQAVIAAGATTVNIPDTVGYTIPSEYARLIAHLKKEVPDIHKAVISVHCHNDLGLAVANSLVAVEQGARQVECTINGIGERAGNASLEEIVMAFKVREEKLGLVTRIVTEQIVPSSRLLTHITGVGVQPNKAIVGANAFAHESGIHQDGLLKSELTYSIMTPAQVGLTRHQYVLGKHSGRHALRKQLEQMGHKPSEEDLGKIFVRFKELADKKKQVFDEDLEVLVAGLLSQGPEKFHLQDVIFQSGTKKTPKAYVTLHIEGKKKKASETGSGPVDAIFKAIQKLAGFKGALSKFSINAITGGMDAQGEVMVAITEEGGRTVRGTGSHTDIVIASALAYVNALNRLELFKKLPKGPKQGV; encoded by the coding sequence ATGACGGAACGGGTTAAGATCTTTGACACCACCCTCCGGGATGGGGAGCAATCCCCCGGGTATTCGATGGACCTGGCGGAAAAGGTGAGAATGGCAGAACAACTCGCCCGGTTGAATGTTGATGTCATTGAGGCCGGTTTTCCGGTCGCCTCGCGCGGCGATTTTGAAGCGGTTAAAGGAGTGGCCGAGAAGGTAAAGGGTGGGGTGGTGGTTGCCGGTCTTTCGCGTGCGAACGCGAAGGATATTGATGTCTGCTGGGAGGCGGTTCGGTCAGCCGTTCAGCCGCGGATTCATACCTTTATTGCGACCTCGGATATTCACCTTCAATACAAACTGCGAAAATCCCGGGAACAGGTTTTGGAAGAGGCGGTCGCGGCGGTTCGCTATGCCAGGAAGTACACGCCTGATGTCGAGTTTTCTGCGGAGGATGCGACACGGAGCGACCCTGATTATTTGGCCCAAGTGATTCAAGCGGTGATTGCGGCCGGGGCGACCACCGTGAATATTCCGGACACCGTCGGTTACACCATCCCTTCTGAATACGCCCGTCTGATCGCCCATCTCAAAAAAGAGGTTCCCGACATCCACAAGGCGGTCATCAGTGTCCATTGTCACAACGATCTGGGGCTGGCTGTCGCCAATTCTTTGGTGGCCGTGGAACAGGGGGCGCGTCAAGTGGAGTGCACCATTAACGGTATTGGGGAGAGGGCGGGCAACGCCTCGTTGGAAGAGATTGTGATGGCCTTCAAGGTGCGCGAAGAAAAACTCGGTCTGGTTACCCGCATCGTGACGGAGCAGATCGTTCCCTCCAGTCGTCTGCTGACGCACATCACCGGCGTGGGGGTTCAGCCGAACAAGGCGATCGTCGGGGCGAATGCGTTTGCCCACGAGTCGGGGATCCACCAGGACGGCCTGCTCAAATCGGAGCTGACCTATTCGATCATGACGCCGGCCCAGGTTGGTCTGACCCGACACCAGTATGTTTTGGGCAAGCATTCCGGCCGTCATGCCCTGCGCAAGCAGCTGGAACAGATGGGACACAAACCCTCCGAAGAGGATCTGGGTAAAATTTTCGTTCGGTTCAAGGAACTGGCGGACAAAAAGAAGCAGGTCTTTGATGAGGACCTGGAGGTGTTGGTGGCTGGTCTCCTTTCTCAGGGACCGGAGAAATTTCATCTGCAGGATGTCATCTTTCAAAGTGGCACGAAAAAAACACCGAAGGCTTATGTGACTCTCCATATCGAGGGAAAGAAGAAAAAAGCCAGTGAAACTGGCTCAGGCCCGGTGGACGCGATTTTCAAGGCGATCCAGAAACTGGCCGGTTTTAAAGGGGCCCTCTCCAAGTTTAGCATCAACGCGATTACCGGCGGGATGGATGCGCAAGGAGAAGTCATGGTGGCGATTACGGAGGAAGGGGGGAGGACGGTCCGCGGGACCGGATCGCATACCGATATTGTCATCGCCTCGGCCCTCGCCTATGTGAACGCCCTGAACCGGTTGGAGTTGTTTAAGAAATTACCTAAAGGGCCCAAACAGGGGGTTTGA
- a CDS encoding aspartate-semialdehyde dehydrogenase, with protein MKKEKYNIAIIGATGVVGREMVEILGQRKFPVGELRLLASERSVGQEIGWKGKQIKVRLAEEKEFIGMDLVMGDTPSEVSRKFVPMAVKKGAIAIDCSSAYRADPKIPLIVPEVNAHAIARHQGIIAGPNCSAIPVAVAAKPIHERYGIKRMVIATYQSASGAGKGGTDELAEQTRALFNQEEVVIKTFPHRLAFNVIPQIDSFLPNGYTKEESKIMEELRKMLELPNLGLAVTAVRVPVFCGHSAAVAIETEKKINAEEVRRLLKESPGIIVQDNPSKKEYPLPSQVAGTDAVYVGRIRQDDSVPNGIVLWAVADNLRKGASLNAVQIAEILIQKYL; from the coding sequence ATGAAGAAGGAAAAATACAACATTGCGATTATCGGGGCAACCGGTGTGGTCGGCCGGGAGATGGTCGAAATCCTGGGACAAAGGAAATTCCCTGTGGGGGAATTGCGCCTCTTGGCCTCGGAGCGGTCGGTTGGCCAGGAGATCGGATGGAAGGGAAAACAGATCAAGGTCCGTCTGGCGGAGGAAAAGGAGTTTATCGGGATGGACCTCGTGATGGGAGATACGCCGTCGGAGGTCTCCCGAAAATTTGTCCCGATGGCGGTCAAAAAAGGGGCCATCGCCATTGATTGTTCCAGCGCCTACCGCGCCGATCCGAAGATCCCGCTCATTGTCCCTGAGGTGAACGCCCATGCGATCGCGCGTCACCAAGGGATCATCGCCGGTCCCAACTGTTCGGCGATTCCCGTGGCAGTCGCGGCCAAACCGATCCATGAACGGTATGGAATCAAAAGGATGGTGATTGCCACCTACCAATCGGCCTCCGGTGCCGGCAAGGGGGGAACGGACGAGTTGGCCGAGCAGACCCGTGCCCTGTTTAATCAGGAAGAGGTGGTGATCAAGACGTTCCCGCACCGGCTCGCCTTCAATGTGATTCCCCAGATCGATTCGTTCCTGCCCAACGGTTACACCAAGGAAGAGTCGAAGATCATGGAGGAGCTTCGAAAGATGCTAGAACTGCCGAATCTCGGTCTTGCGGTGACGGCGGTGCGCGTCCCGGTCTTTTGTGGTCATTCAGCGGCGGTGGCGATCGAGACAGAAAAAAAGATCAATGCCGAAGAGGTGCGTCGTCTCCTGAAAGAGTCGCCGGGGATTATTGTGCAAGACAACCCGTCCAAAAAGGAATACCCGCTCCCCTCTCAGGTGGCAGGGACTGATGCTGTCTATGTCGGCCGGATCCGTCAGGACGATTCTGTTCCAAACGGGATTGTCTTGTGGGCGGTTGCCGACAACCTCCGCAAAGGGGCCTCCCTCAACGCGGTCCAGATTGCCGAGATCCTCATTCAAAAATATTTGTAA